The Lates calcarifer isolate ASB-BC8 linkage group LG14, TLL_Latcal_v3, whole genome shotgun sequence genome has a segment encoding these proteins:
- the gigyf1a gene encoding GRB10-interacting GYF protein 1 isoform X1: protein MTAETLNFGPEWLRALSSGGSVTSPPPSPAMPKYKLAEYRYGREEMLALYIKDNKVPEDMQDKEFAAILQDEPMQPLALVPLTEEEQRNFSMSVNSVAVLRLMGKGVGGAAPAGVVRGRGATRGGRGRGRGEGGFYQRSIEDVEVGFGRSVREIHRSQSWDDRGERRFEKPLRREVGRPGFEEAGGPGGPGRKEYTRADSDNWRTLREEQEEDEGEPGSNWRLAGPRRDDGGPRSAGWRDHSGPGESRRRKFDFDFRDSEGHGGGRRRAGSEGLEDDRDGLPEWCTDEEDSEMGTFDSSGAFMPMKKGGKETILEEEFEFKGIEEEEEESLADNERNSAEGDKDKESKEASSAVVDGEAKPASPSSSPPTHCTPPSLEPQPSNAGPVVENTQLSNSQVKANSTPGEDVAPVGGSKAQLSPSAATSSSLPPPPPSSAAPLLPPSGGDTEDDEGMKHLQQEAEKMVASLQDTSLEEECFTQALQQQQESRNTAAALPLSHEAAMKWFYKDPQGEIQGPFTTVEMCEWFQAGYFTMTLLVKRGCDEGFQPLGDVIKMWGRVPFAPGPSPPPLLVRQPPPTQRPQPTRGPAGTVSQSSANVEDGEGRMQRRGNIDRQVMGNLDQERLKKQQELAAAALYQQLQQQQLFQLINRCSEQGIMPSMNRSMSVPDTGSMWDMHTSASQPSGGEASLWDITMNPSTQGPTLEQLQKLQQERRDAELRAKREEEEQRKRREEKRRQQEEQKRREEEELFRRKQCRQQQELIMKLLQQAPQQQGPGAGGSGWSGGPSTGLTKAGKSPALALMEMQQEAERLLKQQQQQRAQQQRDRHPGMSMGSSSMGGQWVEGVGMWGGPGGMEGKSGSGSSSGSMGMWDEAVKNQTGLRGNSNNNMGLKNSRSSPSLSDQYMMRRKRTEEEEKLLKLLQGMKPQDGFTTWCEQMLHALNTSANNSSSSLDVATIVAYLKEVESPYAVLDFIRSYLGDTVEAKEFAKQFLERRAKQKANQQRQQQQLSKEVAGLNMNFPLQDSMRGMNPSTLQSMFQANHMGKAGLYDNQGGKMKKKQPMMLHSDPSILGYSFHNTGECLSLNEMEMVEDY from the exons ATGACTGCTGAGACTCTTAACTTCGGCCCAGAATG GCTCCGTGCACTGTCCAGTGGGGGGAGTGTGACgtccccccctccttcccccgCCATGCCAAAGTACAAGCTGGCCGAGTACCGCTACGGCCGAGAGGAGATGTTAGCACTTTATATCAAAGACAACAAG GTCCCAGAGGACATGCAGGATAAGGAGTTTGCTGCTATTCTGCAAGATGAGCCCATGCAGCCACTGGCACTGGTGCCTCtcactgaggaggagcag AGGAACTTCTCCATGTCTGTGAACAGTGTGGCGGTgctgaggctcatgggaaaAGGGGTGGGTGGGGCTGCCCCAGCTGGAGTGGTCCGAGGACGAGGGGCCACACGAGGTGGTCGAG GACGAGGTCGTGGTGAAGGTGGATTCTACCAAAGAAGTATTGAAGATGTGGAAGTGGGTTTTGGCCGCAGCGTCCGAGAGATACACCGCAGCCAGAGCTGGGATGACCG GGGTGAGCGCCGATTTGAGAAGCCGCTGCGGCGCGAGGTGGGGCGTCCTGGCTTCGAAGAGGCTGGAGGTCCCGGGGGTCCAGGGAGGAAGGAGTATACAAGGGCTGACAGCGATAACTGGCGCACCCTCCgggaagagcaggaggaggatgagggggaGCCGGGCAGCAACTGGAGACTTGCTGGACCCCGCAGGGATG atgGTGGTCCTCGCTCAGCAGGCTGGCGGGACCACAGCGGTCCAGGTGAGAGTCGCCGGAGGAAGTTTGATTTTGACTTCCGGGACTCGGAGGGCCATGGTGGTGGCCGCCGGCGTGCAGGCAGTGAGGGACTAGAGGATGACAGGGACGGCCTGCCTGAGTGGTGTACAGATGAGGAGGATAGTGAGATGGGCACGTTCGACTCTTCTGGAGCTTTCATGCCTATGAAG AAGGGTGGCAAGGAGACAATCCTGGAGGAGGAGTTTGAGTTTAAGGggatagaggaggaagaggaggagagcctTGCTGATAACGAGAGGAACAGTGCTGAGGGAGACAAGGACAAAG AGAGTAAAGAAGCCAGCTCTGCTGTAGTTGATGGTGAGGCAAAGCCAGCATcaccttcctcttctcctccaacACACTGTACCCCTCCATCCCTGGAGCCCCAACCCAGCAATGCAGGCCCAGTGGTGGAAAACACTCAGCTGAGCAACAGCCAAGTGAAGGCCAACAGCACCCCTGGTGAAG ACGTGGCTCCAGTAGGGGGCTCCAAGGCCCAGCTTAGCCCCAGTGCCGCCACCTCTTCCAGTCTgcctcccccacccccttcctctgctgctccgcTTCTCCCTCCATCTGGAGGAGACACTGAGGACGATGAGGGCATGAAGCACCTGCAGCAG gagGCAGAGAAAATGGTGGCATCACTGCAGGACACCTCTTTGGAGGAGGAGTGTTTCACCCaggctctgcagcagcagcaggagagcaggAACACAGCAGCCGCTCTGCCGCTGTCTCATGAGGCCGCCATGAAGTGGTTCTACAAGGACCCACAGGGAGAGATCCAGG GTCCTTTCACCACTGTGGAGATGTGCGAGTGGTTCCAGGCTGGCTACTTCACCATGACCTTGTTGGTGAAGCGGGGCTGTGACGAGGGCTTTCAGCCCCTGGGGGATGTCATCAAGATGTGGGGCCGCGTGCCCTTCGCCCCAGGGCCCTCTCCGCCGCCCCTGCTGGTGAGACAGCCACCACCAACGCAGCGCCCGCAGCCCACCCGGGGGCCCGCCGGGACTGTGAGTCAGAGCTCAGCCAACGTAGAGGATGGGGAGGGGAGgatgcagaggagagggaatATTGATAGACAGGTTATG ggaAACCTGGACCAGGAGCGCCTGAAAAAGCAACAGgagctggcagcagcagctctttatCAGCAgctccaacagcagcagctattCCAGCTCATTAACAG gtgCAGTGAGCAGGGTATAATGCCTTCGATGAACAGGTCGATGTCAGTGCCAGATACAGGGTCCATGTGGGACATGCATACCTCAGCTTCACAGCCTTCAG GCGGTGAAGCCAGTCTTTGGGACATAACAATGAATCCTTCTACTCAGGGTCCAACTCTTGAACAGCTTCAAAAG CTCCAGCAGGAGAGGCGAGACGCTGAACTCAGGGCGAAgcgtgaggaggaggagcagcgtaagaggagggaggagaagaggaggcaacaggaggagcagaagaggagggaggaggaggagctctTCAGACGCAAGCAG TGTcgacagcagcaggagctgaTCATGAAGTTGCTACAGCAGGCCCCCCAGCAGCAGGGTCCTGGGGCAGGCGGCTCAGGCTGGAGTGGGGGTCCCTCCACTGGGCTCACCAAAGCAGGAAAGTCCCCAGCTCTGGCTCTCATGGAAAtgcagcaggaggcagagaggctcctgaagcagcagcagcaacagagggcccagcagcagagagaccGC cACCCTGGCATGTCGATGGGAAGCTCCTCCATGGGAGGGCAGTGGGTTGAGGGTGTTGGCATGTGGGGCGGGCCTGGAGGTATGGAGGGTAAAAGTGGCAGTGGAAGCTCTTCAGGCAGCATGGGCATGTGGGACGAGGCTGTGAAGAACCAGACCGGCCTGCgtggcaacagcaacaacaacatggGCTTGAAGAACAGCCGCAGCAGCCCGTCACTCAG TGATCAGTACATGATGCGTCGTAAgcggacagaggaggaggagaagctgctgaagctgctgcagggcATGAAGCCTCAGGATGGCTTCACCACCTGGTGTGAACAGATGCTGCACGCTCTCAACACCTCTGCCaacaactcctcctcctctctggatG tTGCCACTATTGTGGCATATCTGAAGGAGGTGGAGTCTCCCTATGCAGTGCTGGACTTCATCCGGTCCTACCTAGGGGACACAGTGGAAGCCAAAGAGTTCGCCAAACAGTTTCTGGAGCGACGTGCCAAACAGAAAGCCAACcaacagagacagcagcagcag TTATCAAAGGAAGTGGCTGGATTGAACATGAACTTCCCTCTGCAG GACTCAATGCGAGGTATGAATCCAAGCACCCTGCAGTCCATGTTTCAAGCCAACCACATGGGCAAGGCTGGTCTCTACGACAACCAGGGgggaaagatgaaaaagaaacagccCATGATGCTGCACTCTGACCCCAGCATCTTAG GGTACTCATTCCACAACACGGGCGAGTGTCTGAGCCTGAATGAGATGGAGATGGTGGAGGATTACTGA